From Haloarcula hispanica ATCC 33960, the proteins below share one genomic window:
- a CDS encoding ATP-binding protein, whose product MSDLGDFTDFDGDDAAADDEAADSAETTDDSDRAVDASGSTDPTTQSTDDDFEDMDVTPAGTDTGLGVLSAANGLRISEEAEETVLRAYVTARNRSRLRIGTYLLVPYPGGERLFCRIKALEYAQEFHADDATEIHARRAMRERGIDERDFKFIAELEPVAVLYSDGGELKRRMTDRVPKPETVVREATDKSEIKTGLKIPEDGVFLGHLAVGGEKVRTAAEPPTIDYRLKDDYDAGDPLVFRHTLVAGGTGSGKTHSSKNVLRQYLGRTYEMGDGRTPELAVVQFDPQDEYAQMHDDNPAMTDEFERRCEREGVAYGGHDDTIAFVPKVAGADYNASHHRAEQVEFTIPFSLVHDNPWLIAGSSLNDNQYGALVNTLLPRFEREYGTGGTYSDFRTFLGDPALKEELDEAGDVHEATFDAIKRRVQGFGAVFDQDARPITDQISQFVRDGGLTVIPTYHITDSRTASTIVLAVSSLLIDQKLSNDPDYDRIKETPLVLGMDEAHNFLTDADSVQGRKVIGKFTEAAKQGRKERLGLYLITQDPQDIADPVFKQINTTMVLNLGDEDAISAVNIPSNLESKVPYMEKGQRVVYSPDNSEPVELIGLSTCVTRHGRD is encoded by the coding sequence ATGTCCGACCTCGGGGATTTCACTGATTTCGACGGCGACGATGCGGCGGCCGACGACGAGGCCGCTGATTCTGCCGAGACGACCGACGACAGCGACCGGGCTGTCGACGCGTCGGGGAGCACCGACCCGACAACACAATCGACAGACGACGACTTCGAAGATATGGACGTGACACCGGCCGGCACAGACACCGGCCTCGGTGTCCTCTCGGCGGCGAACGGCCTCCGAATCAGCGAGGAAGCGGAGGAAACGGTCCTCCGGGCGTACGTCACCGCACGGAACCGCTCGCGTCTGCGCATCGGCACGTATCTACTCGTCCCATACCCAGGCGGTGAGCGCCTGTTCTGTCGCATCAAGGCCCTGGAGTACGCACAGGAGTTCCACGCCGACGACGCGACCGAAATCCACGCCCGGCGAGCGATGCGCGAGCGGGGCATCGACGAGCGGGATTTCAAATTCATCGCCGAGCTTGAGCCGGTTGCAGTGCTGTACAGCGACGGTGGCGAACTCAAGCGGCGGATGACTGACCGGGTGCCCAAACCCGAAACCGTCGTCCGGGAGGCCACCGACAAATCCGAGATCAAGACCGGCCTGAAGATTCCCGAGGACGGCGTCTTCCTGGGCCATCTCGCCGTCGGCGGCGAGAAGGTCCGAACGGCCGCCGAACCACCGACCATCGACTACCGGCTGAAAGACGACTACGACGCCGGCGACCCGCTCGTGTTCCGCCACACCCTCGTCGCCGGCGGGACCGGCTCCGGGAAGACCCACAGTTCCAAGAACGTCCTGCGGCAGTATCTCGGCCGGACCTACGAGATGGGCGACGGCCGCACGCCCGAACTCGCCGTCGTCCAGTTCGACCCCCAGGACGAGTACGCCCAGATGCACGACGACAACCCCGCGATGACGGACGAGTTTGAGCGCCGCTGCGAGCGGGAGGGCGTCGCCTACGGCGGGCACGACGACACCATCGCCTTCGTCCCGAAGGTGGCCGGCGCGGATTACAACGCCAGCCACCACCGCGCCGAGCAGGTGGAGTTCACCATCCCGTTCTCGCTCGTCCACGACAACCCCTGGCTCATCGCCGGGTCCAGCCTGAACGACAACCAGTACGGCGCGCTCGTCAATACGCTGCTCCCGCGGTTCGAGCGCGAATACGGAACCGGTGGGACCTACAGCGACTTCCGGACGTTCCTCGGCGACCCCGCGCTCAAGGAGGAACTGGACGAGGCGGGCGACGTGCACGAGGCCACGTTCGACGCCATCAAGCGCCGCGTCCAGGGCTTCGGCGCAGTCTTCGACCAGGACGCCCGCCCCATCACCGACCAGATATCGCAGTTCGTCCGCGACGGCGGGCTGACGGTCATCCCGACGTACCACATCACGGACTCCCGGACCGCATCGACCATCGTGCTGGCCGTCTCCAGCCTGCTCATCGATCAGAAGCTCTCGAACGACCCGGACTACGACCGCATCAAGGAGACGCCGCTCGTGCTCGGGATGGACGAGGCCCACAACTTCCTCACCGACGCCGACAGCGTCCAGGGCCGCAAGGTCATCGGGAAGTTCACCGAGGCCGCCAAACAGGGCCGGAAGGAGCGCCTCGGCCTGTACCTCATCACGCAGGACCCCCAAGACATCGCCGACCCGGTGTTCAAGCAGATCAACACGACGATGGTGCTCAATCTCGGCGACGAAGACGCCATCTCGGCGGTAAACATTCCCAGCAACCTCGAATCGAAGGTTCCCTATATGGAGAAGGGCCAGCGGGTCGTCTACTCGCCGGATAACTCCGAACCGGTCGAACTGATCGGTCTGTCGACGTGTGTGACCCGTCACGGGCGAGACTGA